AAACTCCAAGTCCCAGAGCTTAACTCTGGCTCCCTTAGCAATCCCAAGACCTTATGCCATCCAGTGCACTTCCCAGCCAGAGCCTCCAGCTCTGATGCTTCAGACAGCAAAACCATATCCCTCTTTTAACACATGTAAATAACACACTGGAACATTCTGTCATGGCTGCCACCAAGAGGATGaactattttgtttttttagatAGAACAAATAACTACAGTTGCATCACATCAATTCATCATGGCCAACAAAGCAGTGAAAGACATTGTGATCACATCACTTAACTGCTGCACCAGGTGAGAAGAAAGGTCCTCACCTTTGCATATCAGGATTCTGAGTACTACTCAGCTTCAAAAAAGCTCTCCTAGTCATGTTGGCATCACTTCCCCTCAAAACCAACAAAGATGTATGCAGTGTTAAACTGCAATTCATTCCAAGTGAGTGGCAAGGCATTTTATTTTGGCTTGCAGATACATTTCACAAGGAACAGACATCCAGTCTTCTTGCCAGAAGCAGGTAAGAACAGGTGTGAGCAAGAAACTTGCTGCTGTGCACTAGCTGGTATAAGAATTATAGTGTTTACCTGGAAGAACTATTTTGGGGAATGCCAAAGGGAAAGATGCAATCATAACAAGCTGCAATTGGGAAAATGTGCAAAATCATCTCCTCACATAGCCCAAGAATTGTTGACTCTGATTTTGAAATACAAGCATTTATACAGCAAAAGCAAGGTTTCTAATGATTACATGGAAGGACAGATGAAAATTCTCTCAATTTTAACTCACTTTATAAGGGCACTTTTCAATTGTGTGGCTTTTTagagaagaaatttaaaaaaacaaagtgcATAAAAACTGCATAATCTTTATCCCTCTTGTGTTGTTCTCCAGAGCATTACATTACAAAAATGTCAATGAGTGAGTTATtacatcacaaaaaaaaaaaaaaatagctagGACACTATATTTGGaatgtgggagaaagaggaaaaacataTTCCATAAATTCAGCCAAACCTAAAAACACAATAATCCAGTTTAATCAAGCCCATTCATCAAGGGACATGGAAGACAAAAGCCCTACATCCTACAGGTCTTACTCCTGCTTCCACAAAACCCAGCAGCTTCCTACTAGAAGCCACTAGTCTGTCACCCTTCTCAGTCCTATGGTTATGTCCCACAAAATATCCCCTCCAGGACTCACTCTTGCTGGTTGCTTCTGGGTTCAGAGAGGGCCACACACCTCTGTCTAGGGTGGAAGAGGACAGGGAAAGCGAGAGCCACTCCCCACCTCTGCCGCAAGGCACAGGATGGAAGCAGAGGAGCCTGTGTCTGGCTCATTCAGCAGGAAACAACCAAGGAAGCTGCAGCCATTGTCAGAAGCACTAGAAGAATGTGCTTTAAAGACCAGAATACCCTCTATTCCCCACGttaacacagaaaaattaaaaacacatttcttttgGACTActgttattaatattattatcaTCACCATACCTGAAGATTAATGCTATCTGAAGTTCAGTTTCACCCTTATCAGTCAGCTCAAAGACAGTAGCAGCTACTCTCAGTGATCCTAAGGAGGACTTCATGTTATGTATGGCTTGCTACACACAAGGCAAAAGCCTTTTCTAAGTTTCCCAGATCCCTTCACATAATTCTGACACAAAGCAATTACAGAAGAGACAAGAATTTAAGGAACACAGAATTTCCTCTATTATGGTGAAGttcctgaaaaaataaaattttacttcACAACATCAGCATGAATCTATCATAGAAAATTCCCTACTAAACAAACTGCCTAGGAGAGCTACGGAACAACTGACAGCACAGGGGAAGCAAAGAATCCCTTGTGACACCTTACAGGGAAGTCTACAgtgccctgtgcccaggaaGTGGGAAAATGAACTTAAACATCACCTTATTGCATGAGTCAGTGTAGACTCAATGCAATAAGCTGATAGAAAGGAGCACAGACTGTAAAAGCATCTCCTCTTCCCCAGTTTCTCAAAGAGTGTATATGGTTTGGATAGTGTCCCAAACGAGGCCCAGAGGCAGCACTCTGATATCACTCAGGAGATCTATGAAACTCCTGCAATAGTTGAAAATAGCAGAAGGAGGAGAGGCGAGAAAGTAAAATCAGAGTACCTTCTACAACCTGAGGAGAAACAGAGAAGAGTTAAAGAGAATTCAACTGGTATTTAAACACAGGATGTGAAGCAGAGATagacagagggaagaaaatgaaaccGAAGAAGTCAGAAAGACAGCAAAACAAATGGAAAGACAAATCAGCAATCCTCTtggaaaaatgcaaacaaacatCCCAGAAGTGAAACTATTTTATTTGGGCCTAGAAGACTCCAAAGTCCTGAAATTTCTTCTTAGCTCGTCCTCTGCTTGAAAGAACTAATGGCAAAATTCCTTCCCCAAAGGTGAGCAATCCATTAATCCTCCAGAATGACATTGTGATGAGAATCTCTTAGTGACTCAGAAGTTTGACCTAAATTAGCCCTTCAGGGAGAAAAGTGATCAAGCAAGGGATGAGGAGCACTTGTAACAAAGGTCTGTAATTAAACATTGTAGCACAGAAATACGTCTCTGATTTTGGAATTAAGAAGGCATCCAAGTAGAACAAGGGATGTAATCACCAAAAGTATCTCCCTTGCGGCCATATGCATGTTGAAACAAGAAAAGGCACACCTCAGACCATCTGCAGTTACACTATTTTACTTTTCCTTATGCTCCTATCTGAACTCAAGCCAGGCTTGGTCATTATTTCACAGCTGATGAAAACTATACATTTGGATTCTTAGAATAAGACAAGATTAGACACTGAACTGTGTATCAGGCTTAGTGACAAATAATAATCGTCTTACATCAAATGGAGAGTTGTCATGAATTAATGTTTTAAGGTCACTTTCAAGGGGACGATTCATCGCCATCAGAGTTTAATCCACAAGACCACTGAAATCCGTGACTGTGTACATACAATGCCACAGAAGTTTAAATGAGCCTAAAACAAACTGCACTACCTAGCCAAAACCTCTCAGGAATCACTGCCTACATGCTACACAATTTAGTCCACAGGATTATGCAATCATCTTCACATCCAGTAGGAGGCAATAAAAAGTATACACAACTTCAAAAAAAACATGCAAGATACTCCTCAGACTACACTGCTATACCCCTTGTTTTCAAGCAAGGTTCCCGAAAAACCTGTCCATGCCTGGCAGTATCGCCATCAGTGACTGCAGGGGTGATGCCCGAAGAGCCCTCCCTTCCTGCGGTGCGCAAAGGATGTGGCTAAgcccacctgtgccagggcctgagCCAACCCGAGACTGGCCACACACAGCGTGGGGTACAGAAGCGGTGCCACAGAACAGTCACTGGCGTCCACTGCACGCTCGGGAAATCATCTACATGAGTCATGTCACTGCGGGGCTGCTCGATAGCCTAATAAAGCCCATTTTTGGCAACTTCTTGAAACACACGTTTTAGTAAAGACTTTAGCAGAGATCCTCAAAACGATTAACAAGTTCCCAGGAAACGCAGTGGGGATGATAACCGCTCTGGAAAGGAGGGGAGGATGCCCGCTCTCCAGCACGGGCCTGCCGAGCAGGGGCGCGGGCGCCCGGCGGTGCAGCACCCGCCCGGGGAGCGCACCGCAGGCCCGGCCCGGTCCGGCGGGTGCCGCGCTGCCCCTGCTCGCCCCGGAGCCGAGCACCGACCCTGCCCATTCCCTGCCCGGGAACCCCCTGCGCCCCGGGGCTGCCGGCACCAGGGGCGGGGCTGCGGCGGCCGCGCACCTGGTGAAGGCGAAGGCCATGAGGCTGAGGATGGTGAAGCTGAGGAGGGTGATGGTGTGCGGGCGGTAGAAGAACTCCAGCGTGATGTCCTCCACCTGCTGCTCGTTGATCATGCGGAAGTGCAGGCGGTAGTTTACGTCGTCCTTGCTCAGGGTCCGGCTCCCCACGCACGACGCCATCTCgccccctctctcccctcgtCTCAGCGCGGCTGTGGttgcgcggggcggggcggcacGGCCCGAACCAGCCCGGCCGCCCGGCCGCCCGCGCTGCGTCCCGCCGAGCGCAGCCGAGCGGGGcagcgccgcgcccgccgcgccgagGGGCGGAGCTCGCCCTGCCGCGGCCACGGGGCCCGGGAGGGCGAGACCAACGGAGCGCGGGAGGGGGGGGAGGCGGGGCCACATCGCCCCTGTAGAACACGCGGAGGGAAGGACACTGCTGCCTGCTCCCCACCCGTTTCCTCCCGAGTGGTCtcgcccgggccgggccgggccgggccggagaGCGGGGCGCACACGTGGGCCGTGCCGCGCCGTGCCGCGCCACGCAGGTGAGGCGCGGGTGGCTCCCGCTGCTACCGGGTCGGGCAGCACTGCCCCCTCTCCCGCAGGGTGCACGTAGTGGCCGCCGGCGTAGGGAGCCCTGCGAGGGGAGGGTGGCGGGCGCGGCCCGACTCAGGCTCCCCGCCCTATGGAGGGTGTGCGGTGGCGGCTTTACGCAGAGAGTCCCGTTCCCCTGGGAGGCTTTAGGTCCTGGCTGGGCTTCCCCCGTGCTCCCAAGGAGGGCTGTCCTAgagggcggcgggcggtggccTCAGACCCGGCTCCTCCGTTTGTCGCGCGTTTAAAGCCTTAAGGCGGCTGGGTGGTGCTTTGTAGTGAGGGGTTGCTGTAATGCCCGGCGATTCACGCTGCCGGCTCCACGGCGAGGCAGGCAGCGCCCGTGTCACTCCGCAGCCTTTTTCTGCCTGTAGGATGCTCCGCTGTGCTGAGGTGGATGATGGCTGTGTGGGCTCGGCACGTCTCCCGCTGGGGTTGCCTGCTGAGCGCGGCCCGTGCTGCTGCGCTTCCTCGGCGGCTGCGGAGTGGCGGCTGCCCCGCACGGGCCTGCCGTGCGTTTGCCCGTGTGGCCGTGCTGCCCGCTGCAAAGGAGGTTGTTCTGGGCAGACTGCCGGCATACAGGCAGGTGTCTGTAGGAAGCTGTTCCCCGCCCGACAGCGCCAAGGAtggatccttctcttctcccgaAAGTAACTTGCCTTCAGTACAACagggacaagcaaaaccagaaatattaCCTGATCCGAATGCAGAAATACTGGACGAAGGTAAGAGGCTTTGAGGGATACCATTTCTCCCAAATCCTCAAATTATGTTTTCAGTATGCTgcggtttaaccccagctgggtTCTCCTTTTTTGCCCTGTCTGCCTAAAAATAAGTATCTGGAGTTCCTGACTTTCACTTCTGATTAGCTCCGTCGTTAATTCAAATAGTTACGGTTGATGTAGTATGCAAAGAGTATCTTTAAAGTGACATGAAAGTATATTTGGGTAGAAATGTAGCTCTGGAGATGCCTTTAAAAGGATTTTTCATAACCCTACCTGCATCTGCTGAGTGTTTGCCTTTCCCTCACAGATGTGGTAGTACAAACTAAAGGAttctggtttggggttttttggatgtttggttttggtggtttttaaagtttttggtttgtttttagtttttagttttttgtttttgttttgttttttggttttggggtattttttgttGGCTTgattgtggttttggtttttttttttttttttttttttttttttgcggggggttgtttggttttttttggttttgtttttattttgagcGAGGCTGGGGGATTGCCCGCCTGAAGCAGCTCACGCTCCACGGCCGCTTAAGGGATGAAGGATGACCAACAGGAGGCAGTGGTGTGAAGCCTCCTTCAGCGCTGCtctgctgagaaatgctcgccCGGCTGTCTTCTGAGGACAGGACACGAAAGGAGATAAATACAGTGGCGCCTTGATGTTGTAACCCTGAGGAAATTTACTCACTTTTTTGCGCTACTTTTACATCTAAACAAGGATTGTGATATTTCCATCCTTTTAAATTACTTTGGGTATGCTGAGGAAACTTGCTCTGAATTACTAAGCAGCCTTGTATGTTCAGATTCTGCTTTGAGCCCAGCCAGCCTGGATTATACAGAGCTTATTATTTGGGGTGGCTCAGACCTGCAGCAGAGATCTGTGTGCTTAGTTCTGAAACAGTGCTGCACCAAAGTGATGGGTCAGCCAGCTGGTATGTGGCTGCACCTGCGATGCAGTTTATCCACAAGCCAGATTTTTATCTGCCAGCAGACTGGCTGgagaatgtgtgtgtgtgtagcaTTTTGCCCAGTTGTCAGTCTATGTAATGGAATAAacataattaataattttggggggttttggtaACTTGAAGTATGATTCCCAATAGGAAGTGTAAGGACCTTAAAGTGGCAATAAAAGACATGCATGCGTCTGGAATGGACTTTGTTGTATATTGGTTTGGTCCTCAGCAAGTTCCATAAAACCACTTGACATTCCTAGAGAGTTCCTGTTCAATGTGTAAATGTTGCTGAAAACATTTGACTGTGCTTTTGTTTCTGAGGCTATGAGAAAAAGACAAGACCTTCAACAACTATCAAGCTAGTCTGTGCAACTCTTCCTGGAGCATTAGGCACATCCTAATTACTTAGTAGTAGTAGAGTTCTGGTGTGCCTTTGTTTCTTGACTTGGAAAATTATTACCCTGGTCTCTCAGAAGCCATTATACAAAGGTATAGAGCACCAAAAATCCCCTTCCTGAAGAGTTTAGTCAGGGCATCTGATTAGTAATCAAACTAATGATTGATGTGGATGCTAGCAGCTAGCCTGCAAACAGCAATCTTAATCTTGCTGCTGTGAGCTCCTATCAATGGAAAAATAGATCTGTTTAgagaatttgttttttaaagacacTGTTCTGTGACTCGGAACACTTAAGGGAAAACAAGCATAATGGTCTTCCCTTTGAAACCTAAGTGAGTAGGAAGTTATTCCTTTTGCTATTAGAGATAGTGGCAGTCAGCTGCCTTTCTGTAATGGATAAGGCATAATAGCTTGGCTGGAGTTGGCTATGAAATACATTAAAAGCTAAACCAGCTGCATTTCAGGCATCATATTCAGGACAGCCACAAAGTAGTGAGCTGGTCAGGTTATGAAAAATAATCTTTGCAGTAGCCTTTTATCTGGCTGTGATCAGGCAAGCATGCATTTGTGAAGACATGAAAGATGATCCTTTCCCAGGGAGTGATATGATCTGTTGTCTGCAGTGGTCTAGGCAGCAGACTGAAGGCAGGCTTGCTGGGTACTACTCTCAGATTTGGCCATATGAGTAAAAGTTGATGGGCAGTGACCAGGAGATGGAACAGAGGCAAAAAACTGGGAGCAGAGTCTATGTTTTTATGTTTTCAAATATTAGTTTGGCTGTTTATCACATGGCACAGTGTTCCTGCATTTTGGAAAGGATTTTAAGAGATCTGTATAGCATttggtggcagcagctttgtCTTTCACTAAATGCATTTGGGTCTTCTATATTTGTTTCTCAGACTGGGATGACATCCCACCTTCATCTGCTTTGGAAGCGATTTCTGAGGAAGAAGCTGTACAGATCATTGCAGAACCGCTTCTCCCCATCCAGTCTTCCACGCTCCGAGATTATGTTGATCACTCAGAAACCCTTGCGAAACTTGTCCACCTAGGTATGTGTGATTTTGTTTGTGTGCTCTGCCTATGGCAGGAGCTTTGGAGATCCTGTAATTTTTGCTTTGCTCTTACTGGTTACCTTGTAAACTTGAAAATGGGAACAGTGACCAATGGTGAAAAGCTGCAGAATGTTATCCAGGGTGATTGGATAAAAAAAGGGGACTGTGTCACTAGCAATGACATACTACTAGGAAACAAAGCTGGCTGGTGTTAGTCCCTTAGTGCTGTGGATGTTAGAAGGAAGCATCTCCCACAGATTCAGGAGGTGAGGATCACTGTTTAACTTAATTGGTCTTTCTTCTTCTGGGCTGATTAAGGATGCTTTAATTTACTGCAAAACAATGTGCAGCTCTTCATccttggaaggaaggaaagagaatgGTTGCTATGCATAATTTTAGGAGTGAGGCACAGCACACTGGAGAGGCAAGAGGGGTTGATGAGAGAGATTGATGAGAACCTTCCTTCTCATCAAAAAACACTTGGACTACAGAGATACGAAAGCTCAAGCTTTCTCACCACCTTGTTGCTCAAATGTGCAAGGAAGACTAGAAAGAGGTTGGAGAAATTAATATTTGAGAGGGGGAATCTGTCCCCAGGTAGTAAGAAATGGTCATGTGTGAGTCAGTATACAAAGTCACTTCACTGCAAAATTGTCATCTTCCCTTTTATAACAGATTTGGGAATTTCATGCACACATACTTGAAACAAGAGCAGGTCTCTAAATGTGGCACATGCAGGATTCACTCCAAATGTCTTTCTTCAAAAAATAAACTCAGCAAAAGCTTCTAAAATGACTGCTTATTTTATCTGGAGTCTTTCCACAATATACAAGGTGGTGTAGCCTTGCTGTGTTGAGTAATTAAAGTATGCAAAATCAGTGCAAAACATTGAGTAGTCCTATAAATTCCAGCATGCCTTTGGGAAACATTTACAGAAAGCATGGTCtgtgtttaattaaaacaacttCTGATTTTGTTTGTTGTAGGAGTTGACTTATCCCAAGTGGAGAAACGTCAAAAGGCAGGTCAGCTCTTACTGACCTTGGACTTTGaaaaagatgtaaaaaaaatacttctgtttCTTAAGGATGTGGGTGTAGAAGACAATCAACTGGGACCATTCCTAACCAAAAATCCATACATCCTTGGTGAAGATCTGGAAGCTTTAGAAACCAGGTAAGCCTTTCAAGTAGTAGCAGGGTGTTAAGCCCCTTGGCTTGAAGATCTGGTTTCCTGGTTGGCTTAACCTTGTCTGAaggaacctgtgctgcctgctgtCTCATTTCTCTCCTCATCCCCTAGCTCTGTATTCTTGTGCCTCCCCATCTGTTGGCACTAACATGTGATGGTATCATAAGTCAGTTC
This sequence is a window from Anomalospiza imberbis isolate Cuckoo-Finch-1a 21T00152 chromosome 1, ASM3175350v1, whole genome shotgun sequence. Protein-coding genes within it:
- the MTERF3 gene encoding transcription termination factor 3, mitochondrial, whose amino-acid sequence is MMAVWARHVSRWGCLLSAARAAALPRRLRSGGCPARACRAFARVAVLPAAKEVVLGRLPAYRQVSVGSCSPPDSAKDGSFSSPESNLPSVQQGQAKPEILPDPNAEILDEDWDDIPPSSALEAISEEEAVQIIAEPLLPIQSSTLRDYVDHSETLAKLVHLGVDLSQVEKRQKAGQLLLTLDFEKDVKKILLFLKDVGVEDNQLGPFLTKNPYILGEDLEALETRVAYLKSKKFLKSEIAQMVSRAPYLLLFSVERLDNRLGFFKNELGLSVKKTKDLVIRLPRLLTGKIEPVKENLQVCQIELGFQRNEIQQIVCKTPKILTASKKRLKQTFDYLHNIMGIPHHMLTRFPQVFNSKLLRIRERHMFLAFLGRAQYDPAQPSYISLDQLVSLPDEVFCSEIAKASMQDFENFLKTL